The genomic segment CGCCGCTGACGCTCAGCCCGGCGCCGGCGTGAAGCCGCCGCGCGAACGCGTGCCCGGCCGAGTGGGTCACGGCGCCGTCGGTTGTGGCGTCGTCGGCCAGGGTGGGCACGCCGCCGGCCCACGACGCCGCGGAGGTCCAGGCGCCGCCGGTCGACGCGACCGGCGCGCCGTCGGCGCCGAGCTCGTTGAGGTAGTGCTCCAGGCTGGTGTAGCCGCGTGAGACGTTCTTCCAGTCGTTGGGGTTGGTCGGGCTGAGGCCGTTGGCGGACTCCCAGTTGTCGAGCATGCCGTCGTAGTCGGCGTCGACGAGCCGCGCGCGGGGGTTCAGGTAGACCGGGTCGGAGCCGAAGCCGGGGAACAAGTCGGTCTCGCGCTGGATCACGCCGCCCAGCGTGCCGTAGCTGCCGACCTCCTGCATCAGCCGCGCGTCGACCGCGTCGCGGGTGATGTTGGGGCCGGCGTTGGCCATCACGTGCGACACGGCCTGCTGCGCGGTGAGCCCGGCCGTGGTAGGGAACGCGTGCCGCGTCGACACCACGTCCGCCCCCGGGTAGCTGGTGTTGAGCGAGCCGTCCAGCACGCCGTCGCGGTCGCCGTCGACCCAGTTGTCGTTGGCGTAGATGTGGAACCGGCTGGTGCCGCTGGTGAACGGCGAGCTGCCGTTCACCGGGCCCTCGATGAAGTAGTTGCCCTCGACGTTGGCGTACGAGTCGGCGTTGCTGGTGTCGCCCATGATGTAGCCGGCGTTCTCGTAGCCGTACACCACGTTGTTGATGAACTCGTTCTCGAACCGCACCTTCGGGTTGCGGGTGACGTTGTCGGCCCACAGGCTCTTGATCACGCTGACGCTGCCGCCCTCGCCCGGCTGCATCAGCCCGCCGGTGCTGTGGCCCAGCCGGTCGAGGCCCTGGGCGATGATCGAGTTCTGGATGGTGATGTCGTCGATCACGTGGCCGCTGTCGTGGTTGATATCGAACGTGCCGTCCACGCCCCAGGTGATCGACATGTGGTCGAAGATCATGTTCGTGCCGCGGGCGATGCTGGCGGCGTCGTCGCGCACGCCCGGGTCGCCCTTGCGGACGGCGAAGTGCCGGCTGATCAGGTTGTGGGAGTTGGTGAAGCTGATGCGGTCGCTGTAGAGGGTGAACCCGCCGGGCGCGGTCTGGCCGGCGATGGTGATGTTGCTCGCCACGGTGACCACCGACTCGATGTTGGCGATGCCGCCCACGTCGAACACCACGAACCGGTTCGACTGGCTGACCGCGTCGCGGAACGAGCCGGGGCCGGAGTCGTTGAGGTTGGTCACGTGGTACACGCTGGCGGCCGACAGGTTGGTGCGGGCGCCGGTGGCGTACCGGCCGAAGCCCTCGGCCTCGGGGAACGCCAGCGTCTGCGCGGCGGCGGCCGGGCCAAGGAGCGAGACGGCAAGGAGGGTGGCAAACGCTCGGTTCAAGGTGCGCTCCGGTAGCTCGGGATCGACGGCTGGGTAGCAGCCAAGTCGGGGCGTTCTCTGGCGGAGAACCTGGCGCCGGCCGCAGGACCGCGGCCTGATAGCCTGATAGGTAGGGGGGATGCGCCGATGCTCAAGAGTTCAGCGTAGTCTGGCAGCTAAGCGACCGTCAAAGCATTGGCGGTCAGCGCAGCGGCCGACCGCTCATTTTGCGTAAACGGATTCCTTGCTTGCGTTTAGGCACTGTAAGTCGGGGTGCTAGAGGCGCTGTTTTGGAGGCATTGTGCCGCGGCCGTCCGCGTTCTCCAGGCAGCTGCTCTTGACCGATTTTGACCGTCTTGGAAGAATCGGTGGAGCAGGGGACGGACGCGTCCGTCCGTTTTGACCGAAAGGACCAAAGCAGATGAAGGCCGACTCGCCGAAGACCGATCAGAAGGGCCGCAAGATCCTCCGCGAGGCTCTTAAAGTCTTTGCCAAAGAGGGTTTCCGCAACGCCGATGTGCAGGTCATCGCCGACCTGGCGGGGGTGGGGAAGGGGACCGTCTACCGGCACTTCGGCAACAAAGAGCAGCTGTTCCTGGCCACGTCGCGGCACTGCCTGACCGAAGCAGGCGAGTTCATCCAGCGCGAGGTTCTGTCCGGCCGCGACCCGATTGGGTTCGCCGACGAGATCGGCGCCGTGCCGCTGCTCCGCCGGATCGCCACGGCCTACGCCCAGCACTACCAGCGCCAGCCCGAGGCGGTGGAGATCATGATCCAGGAGCGGTCGGAGTTCCGCGAGACGGTGTTCCCGTCGCACCTGATGCACCGGGCCGAGCACCGCGAGGGGCTCGACGAGCTGCTGCGGCGGGCGGTCGAGCGGGGCGAGCTCCGCGCGGTCGACGTCACCCAGGCGACCGACGCCTTCGCCGACCTGCTGTTCGGGACCGTGGTGAACGGCTGCCTGAGCGGCGGCAAGACGAGCCTCGTGGCGCGCGTCGAAGGCGCGGTGGAGCTGTTCCTCCACGGGCTGGCCGCGCGCGACGAGTAGCCTCAGCGTGCGTCCCCCTAGATTCATCCCTCCAGGTTTGCTGACCAACCATGCGCTACCTACGGTCCCTCGGCGTCCTCTCGATCCTCGCGCTGCCGGCGCTGGTTGGCTGCAATCAAGCCGCGCCGGCCAACCCGGGAGCGACCGCCTACACGCCCCGGCAGACGCGGGCGGAGGTGCAGGTGGTCGCCGCCGAGCGGCGGCCGCTGTCGGCGGTCGAAGAGTTCACCGGCGACCTGCTGCCGCGCCGCCGCACGCGGATCGTGGCCGAGGTGGAGGGCGTGGTCAAACAGATACCGCAGACCGGCGCGCAGTTCGACATCACCATCGACGGGCGCCGGTACTCCGAGAAGCTCGGCGTGTCGTACGGCCAGAAGGTCGCAGCGGGCGACGTGCTCGTCCAGCTCGATACGAGCGACTTTGAGGTCGCGCTGCGGATGGCCAAGGCGAAGCTCGCCAAGGCCTCCGCGGACCTGGCGGAGCTGAAATCGTGGGACCGCCCGGAGGAGGTCCGCCGGCTGTCGGCGCTGCGTGACGAGGCGGCCGCGCGGCTGTCGCAGGCGCACCGCGACCTGCTGCGGATGCGGTCGCTGGTGGCGTCGCGCGCCATTACCGAGGCGGAGCACGACGAGGCGGCGATGAAAGTGGCCACCGCGCAGGCCGTGGTCGACAGCGCTGAGGCGAGCCTCGCCGCGTCGACCGCCGGGCCTACCGCCGAGGCGGTCGCCGTGCAGGAGGCGCTGGTGTCGCAGGCCGCCGCCGAGGTGGAAGAGAAGCAGCGCCAGCTGGAGAAGGCGACGCTCCGCGCCCCGTACGACGGCGTCGTCACGGCTGTCGATGTCGAGGTTGGCGAGCGTGTGGCGCCCTCCAGCGACCCGCTGGTGGAGGTCATGGACCTCAAGTACCTGATCGCCGAGTTTGGCGTCCCCGAGTCGTACGTCGGGGCGTTCGCGCTCCGCAACGAGGCGCAGGTGGTCGCGGCCGGCGCCGCCCAGCCGGTCACCGGCGTGGTGGTGGCGATCAACGAGCTGGTCGACCCCAGCACGCGGACCTTCCGCGTGCGGGTGGCGATCGACAACGAGATCGCCCGCCTCAAGGCGGGGCAGTTTGTCACGGTGCGGCTGCCGCTCAAGACGCCCGGCGAGGCTTCGCCGGTGGTGCCCAGCCGCTCGCTGGCGTTCGTCGAGGGCGAGCCGCACGTGTTTGTCGTCGAGGGCGACGTCGCCCACCGCCGCCGCGTCGAGACCGGCCTGACAAGCGACGGCTGGGTCGAGGTGCGTAGCGGCGTGCAGGCGGGCGAGCGGGTGGTGGTCGACGACCCGGCGCTGATCTCCGACGGCATGGCCGTGACGGTCGTGCCGTCGGCCGCCGAGGTGGCCGCGGGCGACTCCACTCTGCAGCGTTAGCGGCAGTGGTCCAACCGCCGATTTTTTTTGAACCACCGCGGACGGACGCGTCCGTATTCAGCCCACAACTTCTTGGTGCAAGGCCTCCCTCATGAAGCTCTCTCAGACCGCCATCGAGCGTCCGGTGCTGACGCTCATGGCGTTCACCGCGCTGGTGGTGTTTGGCCTGGTCGCCTACGGCACGCTCGGCATGGCGCTCTACCCGGACGTCGACATGCCGATGGTCACCGCCACGGTCACGTACGAGGGCGCCTCGCCCACGACGGTTGAGACCGAGGTGACCGAGGTGCTCGAGGAGGCGCTCAGCACCATCAGCGGCATCAAGAGCATGCGGAGCGACACCAGCGAGGGCGTGTCGCAGGTGTTCCTGGAGTTCGAGCTGCAGCGCGACATCGACATCGCCGCGCAGGACGTCCGCGACAAGATCTCCGGGATCCAGAACGAGCTGCCGGCCGACGCCGACGCGCCGGTTGTGGAGAAGTTCGACCCCGACGCGGCGCCCATCCTGGGCATCGTGCTGGCCGGCGACGCGTCGATCTGCGAGCTGACCCGGGTCGCCGACGACCAGGTGAAGCCCCGCATCGAGGGCGTGTCCGGCGTGGGCGGCGTGCAGCTGTCCGGCGACCGCGAACGCGAGATACGCATCTGGCTCCGCGTCGGCGACCTCCGCGCGCACAACCTCTCGGCCCAGGACGTGGTCGATGCGCTCCGCGAGGGGAACGTGGAATTCCCCGGCGGCCGCGTCGAGACCGGCCGGCAGGAGCTGGTGGTGAAGACCCGCGGCCGGTTCGCCACGCCCGAGGGCTTCCGCCGCCTGGTGGTGGCCCGCCGCGACAACCGCCCGATCCGCCTGGAGCAGGTCGCGTACGTCGAAGACGGCCTGGAGGACGAGCGGAGTCTGGCGCGGCTCAACGGCCAGCCCGCGGTAGCACTGTCGGTCCGGCAGCAGTCCGGCGCCAACATGGTGGGAGTCGCCCGCGAGGTGAAGGCCCAGCTCGACGGACTGCGCGAGTCGCTGGGCGACCGCTACGAGCTGCTGGTGGTGCAGGACAACTCGTCGTTCGTGGAGTCGAGCGTGGCCGAGGCCCAGGGCGAGCTGGTCCGCGGCGCCGGCCTGGCGGTGCTGGTGATCCTGCTGTTCCTGCGCAGCCTGCGCGGGTCGCTGGTGGCGGCCGTGACGATCCCCGCCACCATCATCGCCACGTACGCGTTCCTGCTGGCGATGGGCTTCACGCTGAACACCATGACGCTGCTGGCGCTGACCATCTCGGTCGGCATGATCATCGACGACTCGATCGTCGTGCTGGAGAACACCTGGCGGCACATGCAGGAGGGCAAGACCCGCGTGCAGGCGGCCGTGGCGGCGATGGACGAGATCGGCTTCGCGGTGATCGCTACGTCGCTCTCCATCGCGGCCGTGTTTGTGCCGGTGGCGTTCATGGACGGCATCATCGGGCAGTTCTTCTACGAGTTCGGCATGACCGTCACGTTCGCGGTGCTGGTCTCGACCGTGATCGCGCTGTTCCTCTCCCCCATGCTCTGCTCACGGCTCCTCAAGGTCGGCGCCGGCAACGGTTGGCTGTACCGCGTGAGCGAGCGGCTGCTGACCGCGGTCGAGTCAGCCTACGGCCGCACGCTCGGATTCGCGCTGCGGCGCCGGTTGCTGGTGCTGGCGGCGTCGTTCGCGCTGTTCGTCGGCAGCATGATGCTGCTGCCGCTGATCGGCAAGGAGTTCACCCCCGCGGCCGACGAGGGCCAGTTCCAAGTGCAGGTCGAGGCGCCGGTCGGCTCTTCGATCCAGCAGACGTCGCGCATCGCGGCCGAGGTGGAAAAGGTGATCGCCGGCCTGCCCGCGATCAAGGACATCTACACCACCGTGGGCGGCCAGTACGATGGCCAGACCACCGTGGCCAACGTGATGGTCAAGATGGTCGCCCGAGAGGAGCGCACGGTCTCGCAGGCCGCCGCGATGAAGATGGCCCGCGCCGGGCTGTCGCGGTTCGGCCACATGCGGATCAGCGTCGACCCGATCGCCCGCATCGGCGGGGGCGGCATGCGGTCGGCGCCCGTGCAGTACAACCTGCGGGGCGACGACCTCGCCGAGCTCAACCGCATCGCGGAGACCCTCGTCAGGCAGATGAAGGACACGCCCGGCTTCGTCGACGTGAACACCACCAGCCAGTCGGGCAAGCCGGAGATCTCGGTGTCGATCGACCGCGACCGCGCCTCGGACCTGGGCGTGAACGTCGAGGACCTGGGCCGCACCATCAGCCAGCTGGTCGGCGGCCAGCAGGTGTCGACCTTCGAGACTAGCGGCGAGAACATCGACGTGCGGGTGCGGCTGGTGGGCGCCGACCGCCAGGACTCCCGCGCCATCGAGACCCTGCCCGTGCGCTCCGGGTCGGGCGAGCTGACCGACCTGCGGACGCTGGCGTCGGTCGAGAGCACCTTCGGCCCGGTGAACATCGAGCGGCAGGGTCGGCGGCGGCAGGTCACCGTGCTGGCCAACCTGCAGGACGACAAGCCGCTGGGCCAGGCCGTGGCGGACGTGCAGGCGATGGTCGGCCAGATCGGCCTGCCCCCGGACGTGGCGGGCGTCTTTACCGGCACGGCGGACAGCATGGCCGAGTCGTTCGCCAGCATCCTGTTCGCGCTTGCGTTGGCGGTGCTGCTGACCTACATGGTGCTGGCGGCCCAGTTCGAGAGCTTCCTGCACCCGCTGACCATCATGTTCTCGCTGCCGCTGTCGATTGGCGGCGCCTTCGGCGGCCTGTACCTCACCGGGCGGACGCTCAATATCTTCAGCATGATCGGCATGGTGATGCTGATGGGCCTGGTGACCAAGAACGCCATCCTGCTGGTCGACTACACCAACCTGCTGCGCCGCCGCGGCGTCGGCCGCGAGGACGCGCTCCGCCAGGCCGGACCCACCCGCCTGCGGCCGATCCTGATGACGGCCCTCTCCACCATCGCCGGCATGACGCCTATCGCGCTGGGCCTGGGCGACGGCGCCGAGTCCCGCGCGCCCATGGGCGCGTGCGTGGTCGGCGGCATGGTCACCTCTACGCTGCTGACGCTGATCGTCATCCCGGTGGTGTACAGCCTGGCCGACCAGTGCTGGGAAGGGGGCAAGTCGCTGATCGTGCGGCTGACGCCGAAGGGTCGTGCCGAACCCGCCGCGCCGCAGCAGACCGACGCCGACATCAACGAAGAGCCAGCCCCCCGCTCGCATGAGCGGCCGCTCTCGCTGCCGGTCGCGACCGCCCGCCCGGACGACCTGCTCGACCGACAGCCGGGCGCTCAGGCGATCTAGCGGAGGCGGCTAGAGCGGCGCACAAAAAAACCGGGCGCCGGAGGGCAGGTTCCGGCGCCCGGGGTGTCGCCACGGGGGTGGCAACGGGCCTTCATCTAGTCGGGATCAAGCGGTCGCGTTCAGCCCAGCTCGGTGGGGTACTGCACCTCGTACATCAGGCCGCGGACAAACTTCTGGGCGTCGGCGTAGTCGGTCGGGTCCATGTCGGCCAGCTGCTCCTTCAGGTCGGCCTTGAGCTGCTCGGTCAGCTTCAGGATGCGACCAGCGAAAGGATCGTCACTGCCGGCGGGGTAACGCGACCGCTGACGGAACAAGAAGTCGATCTGGCTGCGGGTCGAGGCGAACTGGTCATGGTCCAGCGACTCGGGCCAGGACACGCGGCCGGTGGTGCGGTTCAGCTGGTCCGCGTCCAGGCGGTAGGTGTCGCGGTAGTAGGTGGCCCGACGCTGGGCTAGCAGCTCCTTGCCGAGCGCGTCACGCTGGATCTCGCGGGCACGCTCTTCTTCGCGGTGCTGGCGCCACAGGTACTGCTTGCGGTAGAGGGTTTCGGTCTGCTTGACGTCGTTCTCGTACGACAGGCCGCGGGCCTGCTGGTTGAGGATGTTCGCCTGGGCGTCGTACACGCGGTACTTGCCGAGCGACTCGATCACCTTGGCCCGACCACGGAGGGCGCCTTCCAGAGCGGTCGAGGAGTGACGCGGCTCCACCGAGAAACCCGACGACAGGTTCACGGGCTGGAAGTAGCCGGCGGTCTGGGCGGCGGCGGGAGACGCGGCGATCAGCGAGGCAACGGCAACGAGCGACAGGGTGCGTGAGGCGGACATGATTCGACTCCTGCAGGCGGAAGTTTGTAGGGTGAGGTGAAGGTGCGTTCGTGCTCGTTGACTCCTACGCCGGATTGGTAGAACTGTTACGCAAGCGGGGCGCCATTTATTTCAGAAGCCGGAATATGGGGATTTGTGCAGCAGGGGTGTCTTCGGCACGGCGACACCCTGTCTCAGAGCGGGACGCGCGATCCCCATGCGAGACTCCCCGAACGGGGGGCGCCTGCGGGGCGACGCTGATTCGCATCCCTTTGGCGCCCGCCGATCGGGTGGTTAGACTAGGGGCGTAAGAATGACGTCCCGTCCCCGCGCACGCCCGCGACCAACGCGAGTCCTACCCGATGAACCTGCTCGACCTGCTGGCCAACCTCCCGCTTGGCGCCCACAACCTGCTGATGCTGGCGCAGGCGGAAGAAGAAGCCAGCACGTCGTATGGCGTCGCGTTCTTGTTGCTGGTGCTGTGCCTCGTCGGCGGCGTGATGGCCGCGGTGAAGGTTGACAAGCGGGACTCTGAGATCAAGCGGTAGCCCGCGTCGTCGAGCTGTCGATCGGCTCAGGCGTGCTGCTTGAGCGACTTGCGGTGCTGATCGAAATCGTCGGCCAGCGATTGCTTCTCGTCGTCCTCGAGCGCCTTGCCGGCCAATTGGAACACCTCGTTCTCTTCCTCGTCGAGGTGATGCAGCAGCTCGTCGCACAGCTTCTTGGCGGTGGGCAACCAGCCGGGCGAGTCGTATGGCGTTTCTTCGAGCTTCTTAATCAGCTCGTCTAGCTCGTGGTGCTCGGCCACGCTGTGCCGCGCCTTCTCCTGCGTCAGGTCCTTCTCCATCAGCGGCACGTAGAAGTGCCGCTCCTCGGCCATCGCGTGCTCTTCGAGCTCGGCCTTCAGCCGCTCGAACAGCTCCTGTCGACCGCGGCTGTCGCCGTGGGTCTTGGTGAGCAGGTCGATCAGGGTGCGTTGCTTGTCGTGGTCGGCGCGGATGCGTTCGAAGATATTCATTACAGATCGTGTTGGAGTTGGGGTGAGTTGGTGTGAAGTAGCGTGCTGCCCGCGGCGTTAGCGTACCGGCTCAGCAGTGGGCGGCTTCTCGCTCGAGCCTTCGGCTCGCGCCGGCTTGCCGGCGACGAACATGTTGCAGCCGCCGTTACCGGTGATGCGGATCTTGAACTGCTGCAGGTCTTGCTCGATGCAGAACCCAACGGTCTGGTCTTCGACGGTGGCGTCGGGTTCGATCTGCCACCACTTGCAGCCTTTGCACAGGCCCCATTGATCGGACATGACAGGTTCACCTCGTGTGGTTTCGTGGCTCACCGCTAGTCGCCGCCGCGGCGTTTCGTTGAGAAGTACAATTCCGGCGCCAAACGCGAACGCGTGCGTCAAACATGCAGAAACAAAGGCTTCTGACGGGTTGCTGACGCTGACAGCGCGTTGCAGGCGGGCAGGTTGGTCGTTGGTCGGCCAGCACGTTGGGGTGCGAGTTGGTCGCAGCCGATGATTGCAGCGGCGACTGCTTCTAGTGCAAACCCAGCTCCGCTTACGGCGCTTCTTGCGACGCGCACTTGACGGTCTGCGGGCGCCGGGATAGCGTGACCCTGCTTGTCACGCGGCGGTCTTTTCTCGTCTTGTTTGCGTGCCCGGCCCCCCGCTCGAGGGCCGGCGGACGCCCGGCTGTGGGGGCCTCGTCATGAAGCTTCGGCGTGGTTTCACGTTGGTCGAGTTGCTGGTGGTGATCGCGATCATCGGTGTGCTCATCGCGCTGCTGCTCCCCGCGGTTCAGTCCGCCCGCGAGGCGGCCCGACGCGGACAGTGCGCCAACAACCTGAAGCAGATCGGGCTGGGCGCGTTGAACTTCGAGTCCTCCTACGACCGGTTGCCGGCCGGCAGCACCACCGCGTCGGCCAGCTCGATCGGCGGCCCCTACCTCAGCACCTGGACGGTCGACATCCTGCCGTACATGGAGGAGCAGCCGCTGTACGACCGGTGGGACCAGAGCGTGGGGTTCGTCCACGCGAACAACCGGCAGCTGCGCGAGACCATTGTCACCGCCTACACCTGCCCCAGCGACATCGAGATCGGAACGCTCGCCAACCCCGAGTCCGGCCCGCTGACCAGCCAGCCTTGGGCGCCCGGGTCGTACCGCGCGATGTCCGGCCACTCCTTGGGCCAGAGCAGCGAGCACTACTGGGACGACCCGCGGTCCCAGCTCAAGTCGAACGAGTCCTCCATGCCCCGCTGGTCGCGCGGCATGATGCACTGCGTTGTCGACGGGCCGGGAGACTACCGCAAGCTGCACGCGGTGAAGGTATCGCAGGTGACCGACGGCCTCTCCAAGACCCTGCTGGTCGGTGAGTACCACACCCTCACCAGGCAGCCGCGGCGGACCTTCTGGGCCTACGCCTACACGTCGT from the Posidoniimonas corsicana genome contains:
- a CDS encoding TetR/AcrR family transcriptional regulator yields the protein MKADSPKTDQKGRKILREALKVFAKEGFRNADVQVIADLAGVGKGTVYRHFGNKEQLFLATSRHCLTEAGEFIQREVLSGRDPIGFADEIGAVPLLRRIATAYAQHYQRQPEAVEIMIQERSEFRETVFPSHLMHRAEHREGLDELLRRAVERGELRAVDVTQATDAFADLLFGTVVNGCLSGGKTSLVARVEGAVELFLHGLAARDE
- a CDS encoding hemerythrin domain-containing protein gives rise to the protein MNIFERIRADHDKQRTLIDLLTKTHGDSRGRQELFERLKAELEEHAMAEERHFYVPLMEKDLTQEKARHSVAEHHELDELIKKLEETPYDSPGWLPTAKKLCDELLHHLDEEENEVFQLAGKALEDDEKQSLADDFDQHRKSLKQHA
- a CDS encoding DUF1559 domain-containing protein, coding for MKLRRGFTLVELLVVIAIIGVLIALLLPAVQSAREAARRGQCANNLKQIGLGALNFESSYDRLPAGSTTASASSIGGPYLSTWTVDILPYMEEQPLYDRWDQSVGFVHANNRQLRETIVTAYTCPSDIEIGTLANPESGPLTSQPWAPGSYRAMSGHSLGQSSEHYWDDPRSQLKSNESSMPRWSRGMMHCVVDGPGDYRKLHAVKVSQVTDGLSKTLLVGEYHTLTRQPRRTFWAYAYTSYNQSSAFVESRTLTPDYDRCVEIGGGGVHTCKRSWGSLHAGGMIQFVHGDGSVHGVHPDIDINLFAEMGSIASEGASLAPPTRGSR
- a CDS encoding efflux RND transporter permease subunit; this encodes MKLSQTAIERPVLTLMAFTALVVFGLVAYGTLGMALYPDVDMPMVTATVTYEGASPTTVETEVTEVLEEALSTISGIKSMRSDTSEGVSQVFLEFELQRDIDIAAQDVRDKISGIQNELPADADAPVVEKFDPDAAPILGIVLAGDASICELTRVADDQVKPRIEGVSGVGGVQLSGDREREIRIWLRVGDLRAHNLSAQDVVDALREGNVEFPGGRVETGRQELVVKTRGRFATPEGFRRLVVARRDNRPIRLEQVAYVEDGLEDERSLARLNGQPAVALSVRQQSGANMVGVAREVKAQLDGLRESLGDRYELLVVQDNSSFVESSVAEAQGELVRGAGLAVLVILLFLRSLRGSLVAAVTIPATIIATYAFLLAMGFTLNTMTLLALTISVGMIIDDSIVVLENTWRHMQEGKTRVQAAVAAMDEIGFAVIATSLSIAAVFVPVAFMDGIIGQFFYEFGMTVTFAVLVSTVIALFLSPMLCSRLLKVGAGNGWLYRVSERLLTAVESAYGRTLGFALRRRLLVLAASFALFVGSMMLLPLIGKEFTPAADEGQFQVQVEAPVGSSIQQTSRIAAEVEKVIAGLPAIKDIYTTVGGQYDGQTTVANVMVKMVAREERTVSQAAAMKMARAGLSRFGHMRISVDPIARIGGGGMRSAPVQYNLRGDDLAELNRIAETLVRQMKDTPGFVDVNTTSQSGKPEISVSIDRDRASDLGVNVEDLGRTISQLVGGQQVSTFETSGENIDVRVRLVGADRQDSRAIETLPVRSGSGELTDLRTLASVESTFGPVNIERQGRRRQVTVLANLQDDKPLGQAVADVQAMVGQIGLPPDVAGVFTGTADSMAESFASILFALALAVLLTYMVLAAQFESFLHPLTIMFSLPLSIGGAFGGLYLTGRTLNIFSMIGMVMLMGLVTKNAILLVDYTNLLRRRGVGREDALRQAGPTRLRPILMTALSTIAGMTPIALGLGDGAESRAPMGACVVGGMVTSTLLTLIVIPVVYSLADQCWEGGKSLIVRLTPKGRAEPAAPQQTDADINEEPAPRSHERPLSLPVATARPDDLLDRQPGAQAI
- a CDS encoding efflux RND transporter periplasmic adaptor subunit → MRYLRSLGVLSILALPALVGCNQAAPANPGATAYTPRQTRAEVQVVAAERRPLSAVEEFTGDLLPRRRTRIVAEVEGVVKQIPQTGAQFDITIDGRRYSEKLGVSYGQKVAAGDVLVQLDTSDFEVALRMAKAKLAKASADLAELKSWDRPEEVRRLSALRDEAAARLSQAHRDLLRMRSLVASRAITEAEHDEAAMKVATAQAVVDSAEASLAASTAGPTAEAVAVQEALVSQAAAEVEEKQRQLEKATLRAPYDGVVTAVDVEVGERVAPSSDPLVEVMDLKYLIAEFGVPESYVGAFALRNEAQVVAAGAAQPVTGVVVAINELVDPSTRTFRVRVAIDNEIARLKAGQFVTVRLPLKTPGEASPVVPSRSLAFVEGEPHVFVVEGDVAHRRRVETGLTSDGWVEVRSGVQAGERVVVDDPALISDGMAVTVVPSAAEVAAGDSTLQR